From Sporosarcina sp. Te-1, the proteins below share one genomic window:
- a CDS encoding BadF/BadG/BcrA/BcrD ATPase family protein produces MTLTIGIDAGGTKTTAFILDRERKILYETWRGEGNVAVNFEVSANSIVDALRECLSSHHGGQCSRIVAGVAGIEVEPNEQLLRTKISKLTDLPTFLINDALLSYYSVFGNSEGILTIAGTGSISIGMKAGDFYYTGGWGHLLGDDGSSFDIAIKAYKLLAYEWDIASTMSPFTKKLVEHVPIVDRLDLKRFIYNSSKGEIAALSSYIYQLANAGDKIALSLFDKAGKDLAIQTITLITKMGIEKNANLKIVGRGSLLEKNEYVYNSFNRKIGELFLNADIQISETPAALGAITFVENRLKI; encoded by the coding sequence ATGACGCTTACTATTGGAATTGACGCTGGAGGTACTAAGACTACAGCATTCATACTAGATAGAGAGAGAAAGATCTTATATGAAACTTGGAGAGGTGAAGGGAATGTCGCGGTAAACTTCGAAGTATCGGCTAATTCCATAGTAGATGCTCTAAGAGAGTGTTTATCCTCACATCATGGAGGCCAATGTTCACGAATTGTAGCAGGTGTGGCAGGAATTGAAGTAGAACCGAATGAACAACTCTTAAGAACAAAAATTTCTAAGCTTACTGATCTGCCTACTTTTCTAATAAATGACGCTTTACTTTCTTACTATTCAGTGTTTGGAAATAGTGAAGGGATTTTAACAATAGCGGGAACAGGTTCTATTTCTATCGGCATGAAAGCTGGGGACTTTTATTATACAGGCGGATGGGGACATTTACTTGGAGATGATGGAAGTTCTTTTGATATAGCTATCAAGGCTTATAAGTTACTAGCATACGAATGGGATATAGCTTCGACCATGAGTCCCTTTACCAAAAAACTTGTTGAGCATGTACCAATAGTAGATCGACTTGACTTGAAACGGTTCATTTATAACTCTTCCAAGGGTGAAATTGCAGCATTGTCCTCTTACATTTATCAACTGGCAAACGCTGGAGATAAAATAGCTCTTTCCTTATTCGACAAAGCAGGAAAAGATTTAGCTATACAAACAATAACGCTGATAACGAAGATGGGGATAGAGAAAAATGCAAATTTGAAGATTGTGGGTAGAGGTTCGTTATTGGAGAAGAATGAGTACGTTTATAATTCGTTTAACCGCAAAATTGGGGAATTATTTCTTAATGCAGATATACAAATTAGTGAAACACCGGCAGCTCTTGGCGCTATTACGTTTGTAGAAAATAGATTGAAGATTTAA
- the murQ gene encoding N-acetylmuramic acid 6-phosphate etherase, translating to MKIENLMTEKRNPASMELDTLSTLNILELINDEDRQVAFAVKEKLIDIGRVIDIIQARLRIGGKLIYIGAGTSGRLGVLDASECPPTFGISDDKIIAVIAGGDQALRVALEDAEDNSTQGINDIAKQQVGKLDVVIGIAASGRTPYTIGALKEARNRGAVTACIVCTPDSEMEAITDYPIVIKVGPEVVTGSTRMKAGTAQKMVLNMISTASMVKIGKVYSNLMVDVMASNEKLRKRAKLIVAEAAGVDVESAEEALIKYGTAKEAILGLLTGAEQGEIKYVLQINDGHLRQALDHFMSRLGDEGHSKS from the coding sequence ATGAAAATAGAAAATCTGATGACAGAAAAAAGAAACCCCGCTTCCATGGAATTGGATACTTTGTCTACACTAAACATTTTGGAGCTGATTAATGATGAAGATAGGCAGGTCGCTTTTGCAGTTAAGGAAAAACTGATTGACATTGGACGTGTTATTGATATTATACAAGCCCGACTAAGAATTGGTGGGAAATTGATTTATATCGGTGCAGGAACCAGTGGACGACTAGGGGTATTAGACGCATCTGAATGTCCACCTACTTTCGGAATATCCGATGATAAAATCATTGCAGTGATCGCAGGAGGAGATCAAGCACTTCGAGTTGCTTTAGAAGATGCTGAGGATAATAGCACGCAAGGGATTAACGATATTGCAAAGCAACAAGTCGGAAAACTAGATGTTGTTATTGGAATTGCAGCAAGTGGAAGAACACCCTACACAATAGGGGCTTTGAAGGAGGCAAGAAATAGGGGGGCAGTGACTGCTTGCATAGTGTGTACACCAGATTCAGAAATGGAAGCGATTACAGACTATCCGATCGTCATTAAAGTCGGGCCGGAAGTGGTAACAGGATCTACACGGATGAAGGCAGGTACTGCACAAAAAATGGTGCTAAACATGATTTCAACGGCGAGTATGGTGAAAATAGGAAAAGTTTATAGCAATTTGATGGTTGATGTGATGGCATCTAATGAGAAGTTAAGGAAAAGGGCCAAACTAATTGTAGCCGAGGCAGCTGGGGTAGATGTTGAGAGTGCGGAAGAAGCACTTATTAAATATGGTACTGCAAAAGAAGCTATTTTAGGATTATTGACTGGAGCTGAACAAGGCGAGATTAAATATGTGTTGCAAATTAACGATGGGCATTTGCGTCAGGCGCTTGATCATTTTATGTCCAGACTAGGGGATGAGGGGCATTCAAAAAGTTGA
- a CDS encoding serine hydrolase, which yields MRGIQKVETYLESIISQGNIPGAVLRVSYKKQTILNKAVGWKKLYPSRMEMTSDTLFDVASLTKVVATLPVVLKLVDEGLISLTDSIKTYLPDFVNPDVTIQHLLTHTSGLKATKEYSKGDMTYPQVVQDICNNSLEAGAGEKVIYSDLGFILLKEIVETASKTEFFSLIQKEIYSPLGMSETVFKPTMNESRYASTEYSDVTGGYKCGKVHDENAYYFGGISGHAGLFSSAEDLAKYATMIEQNGMAAGKQILKEETVQLSKQLMTNGLGERRGIGWQLKDEDYSPCGKLFSGQSYGHTGFTGTSLWFDPERSLYVILLTNRVHVGRKPDILTVRPKIHSLIVEAISN from the coding sequence ATGAGGGGCATTCAAAAAGTTGAAACTTACCTTGAAAGCATCATATCACAAGGTAACATACCAGGTGCAGTATTACGAGTTTCATATAAAAAGCAGACAATATTAAACAAGGCTGTAGGGTGGAAAAAACTTTATCCCTCCCGTATGGAAATGACGTCCGACACTCTATTTGATGTGGCTTCCTTAACAAAAGTGGTTGCTACGTTGCCAGTTGTTTTAAAACTCGTGGATGAGGGGTTAATCAGCTTAACCGATAGCATAAAAACTTATTTACCGGATTTTGTGAATCCAGATGTGACAATACAACATTTGCTTACACATACATCTGGTCTAAAGGCGACAAAGGAATATTCCAAAGGGGATATGACGTATCCCCAAGTGGTACAAGATATTTGCAACAATTCGTTAGAAGCCGGAGCTGGAGAAAAAGTCATTTACAGTGATCTAGGTTTTATATTGTTGAAAGAAATTGTTGAGACTGCTTCGAAAACAGAATTCTTTTCATTGATCCAAAAGGAAATTTATTCTCCCCTAGGTATGAGTGAGACTGTATTCAAACCGACAATGAATGAAAGTCGCTATGCATCGACAGAGTATTCAGATGTTACTGGGGGATATAAGTGTGGGAAGGTGCATGATGAGAATGCATACTACTTCGGCGGCATATCAGGGCATGCTGGTTTGTTTTCTTCCGCAGAAGACCTTGCTAAATATGCAACTATGATTGAACAGAATGGAATGGCTGCCGGTAAACAAATTCTTAAAGAAGAAACGGTTCAGCTATCAAAGCAACTCATGACAAATGGGCTTGGCGAAAGGCGGGGAATTGGTTGGCAATTGAAAGACGAAGATTATTCGCCTTGTGGCAAACTATTTTCTGGCCAATCATACGGACATACGGGTTTTACAGGTACTAGTCTTTGGTTTGATCCTGAAAGGTCATTGTATGTGATTCTATTGACAAACCGAGTGCATGTAGGTAGAAAACCAGATATCTTAACTGTCCGACCAAAAATCCATTCACTGATTGTAGAGGCTATAAGTAACTAA
- a CDS encoding ABC transporter substrate-binding protein — MKKNLVLYFVLLLAGIFLLAACSEKEGEAGKEAASNNGETKEKDPVELLMYSWRPEDREAYEKFIKEFENQNPGIKVTFKPYKSTEYGTILTNTLTAGQGPDIIQLRPYEGATSIIDADYIVPLDDVEGISDISDEYLKAAKGEDGKVYGVPLSLNAAVVFYNKDVFEEHGFKVPETWDDLLAVAEEMKAKDIIPIAQAGKASYLLSLTHSVFGATTYGQEFVNELLEGKVDLTDERFVESVERIQQLESLFPKDFIALEDKDAQAMFYTGQAAMYINGSYRLETFENTNPDMNIGILPSFADKEGGETPLVTWVDGSYAVVKASKHQEEAKKFMEFLASKEFGQMFSDELARISAIPGVDPKHELVREMTELGEENPTPYLMLVYLGGGSPTTKTTFENALQGMYIDSLTVEGVIEESQKSMDKWFKPTN; from the coding sequence ATGAAGAAAAACTTAGTGTTATATTTCGTTTTATTGTTGGCAGGTATATTCTTGCTTGCAGCATGCTCGGAAAAAGAAGGAGAGGCGGGGAAAGAAGCCGCGTCTAATAATGGAGAAACTAAAGAGAAAGATCCAGTGGAATTGCTTATGTATAGTTGGAGGCCGGAAGATCGAGAGGCATATGAAAAGTTTATCAAAGAATTTGAAAATCAAAATCCGGGTATCAAGGTGACATTTAAACCTTATAAGTCAACAGAGTATGGAACGATTTTGACAAATACCCTAACAGCTGGCCAAGGGCCGGATATTATTCAGCTTCGGCCTTACGAAGGGGCTACTTCTATAATTGACGCTGATTACATTGTTCCGTTGGATGATGTGGAGGGAATAAGTGATATTTCTGATGAGTATTTGAAAGCTGCAAAAGGGGAGGACGGTAAAGTGTATGGGGTTCCTCTCTCGTTAAATGCAGCGGTCGTTTTCTATAACAAGGACGTATTTGAAGAACATGGATTCAAAGTTCCTGAGACTTGGGACGATTTACTTGCGGTAGCGGAAGAAATGAAAGCAAAAGATATTATTCCGATCGCCCAAGCAGGAAAAGCTAGTTACCTGTTATCGCTGACGCATAGCGTTTTTGGCGCAACAACATACGGACAGGAGTTTGTAAATGAATTATTGGAAGGGAAAGTGGATCTGACAGATGAGCGTTTTGTCGAGTCGGTGGAACGAATACAGCAGTTGGAGAGTTTGTTTCCTAAAGATTTCATCGCTTTAGAAGATAAGGATGCACAGGCAATGTTTTATACAGGACAGGCAGCTATGTATATTAATGGAAGTTACCGATTGGAAACATTTGAAAACACTAACCCAGACATGAATATTGGAATCCTTCCATCATTCGCTGATAAGGAAGGCGGTGAAACCCCTCTTGTGACATGGGTAGACGGATCCTATGCAGTAGTGAAGGCTTCCAAACATCAAGAGGAAGCCAAAAAGTTCATGGAATTTTTAGCTTCTAAGGAATTTGGTCAAATGTTCAGTGATGAGCTTGCTCGGATAAGTGCAATCCCGGGGGTCGATCCGAAACATGAACTAGTAAGGGAAATGACGGAATTAGGAGAAGAGAATCCTACTCCGTATCTCATGTTAGTCTATCTCGGTGGCGGATCACCAACGACGAAGACTACTTTTGAAAATGCTCTGCAAGGCATGTATATCGATTCTCTTACAGTAGAAGGTGTAATTGAAGAATCACAGAAATCAATGGATAAATGGTTTAAGCCGACTAATTGA
- a CDS encoding carbohydrate ABC transporter permease — translation MVVKDEKIVETKSRPSAKRRNIKKHFLHLFLLPALVFYVGFQVYPIITAFINSFFSFKGMVRQDFVGFDNFIRLFTEEPYNKMFTTAFWHNLIYFVGTVLTKLILAFLLALLINSRIKGREFFKAVFFMPKLLSVIVVGFLFSLILNPTNGALNTFLKSVGLAEWAHPWLGDPNTALYTIILVNSWYGIGFAILIFLAGLQAIPEEIYEAARIDGATGIKMLFQITIPMAMPSIMIMTILTFIGSFETFELIFAMQGSSGGPYYSTDVLALFFYRLAFGSVDGGEAIGLGSALAVILFLIICSATAISLFFFKRKEIEQ, via the coding sequence ATGGTTGTAAAGGATGAAAAAATCGTAGAAACAAAATCCCGGCCTTCAGCTAAAAGGAGAAATATAAAAAAACATTTTTTGCATCTCTTTTTGCTCCCTGCACTAGTTTTTTACGTAGGGTTTCAAGTCTATCCAATAATCACTGCCTTCATAAACAGCTTCTTTTCGTTCAAGGGGATGGTTAGACAAGACTTTGTTGGTTTTGATAATTTTATTCGGCTATTTACCGAAGAACCTTATAACAAAATGTTCACCACTGCCTTTTGGCACAATCTCATTTATTTTGTTGGAACTGTACTAACCAAGCTAATACTAGCATTTTTGTTAGCTTTGCTTATTAATAGCCGTATTAAGGGAAGAGAGTTTTTCAAGGCTGTTTTCTTCATGCCGAAGCTTTTGTCCGTCATTGTTGTGGGGTTTCTATTCAGTCTTATCTTAAATCCAACCAATGGAGCACTTAATACATTCCTGAAGTCGGTCGGTCTTGCTGAATGGGCTCATCCTTGGCTAGGCGACCCAAATACGGCTTTATACACAATCATTCTTGTGAACAGTTGGTATGGAATCGGTTTTGCCATCTTGATTTTTTTAGCGGGTCTCCAAGCAATACCTGAAGAAATATATGAAGCAGCTCGAATAGATGGAGCGACTGGCATAAAAATGTTATTTCAAATTACGATACCAATGGCGATGCCTTCCATAATGATTATGACAATCCTCACGTTTATCGGGTCATTCGAAACTTTTGAATTGATTTTCGCAATGCAAGGCTCTTCAGGTGGACCTTACTATTCTACAGACGTGCTGGCACTATTTTTCTACCGGCTTGCATTCGGATCTGTTGATGGGGGAGAAGCGATCGGACTTGGTTCTGCGCTTGCGGTTATCCTTTTCTTGATTATTTGCAGTGCAACAGCCATTTCACTCTTCTTCTTTAAAAGAAAAGAAATAGAACAATAA
- a CDS encoding carbohydrate ABC transporter permease, translating into MTRRIRQPIKYIILIFFSFIALYPIFLMFISSVKPNIEILTAPLSLPKEITFDNFVTVWEKVNFSSYVWNSIFVSGLSIFFILFFSSLAAFYLARYDFKWNAFVLFFFMLGLMIPMKLAILPLYMMMLKLGLLNNLLSLVIVYIAGNVPFAVFVFYGFFRSLPKDLDQSARLDGCNEFQIYYKIILPLMRPSLAIVGIVNLIGVWNDFFYPLIFIHDDAKNTIPLGMLSLFGEYDTQWNLLFSGLTISSLPMIVAFLLASKQFIEGLTSGAVK; encoded by the coding sequence ATGACTAGAAGAATTAGGCAACCGATAAAATATATCATTTTGATCTTTTTTTCATTCATTGCACTCTACCCGATATTCCTAATGTTCATCTCATCAGTAAAGCCGAATATCGAAATATTGACTGCACCCCTTTCTCTACCCAAAGAAATCACTTTTGATAACTTCGTCACTGTTTGGGAAAAAGTAAACTTTAGCAGTTATGTTTGGAATAGCATCTTCGTCAGCGGATTATCCATCTTTTTTATTTTGTTCTTTTCATCGCTTGCTGCATTTTATTTGGCCCGGTATGACTTTAAGTGGAATGCGTTCGTCTTGTTTTTCTTTATGTTGGGACTCATGATACCTATGAAATTGGCCATTTTGCCGTTGTATATGATGATGTTGAAATTGGGGTTACTTAACAACCTGCTTTCACTCGTTATCGTATACATAGCTGGCAACGTCCCATTTGCCGTTTTCGTCTTTTATGGGTTCTTCAGATCTTTGCCGAAAGACTTGGATCAATCAGCACGACTGGATGGATGTAATGAATTTCAAATTTATTATAAAATCATACTTCCTTTAATGAGACCTTCCTTGGCCATTGTTGGAATTGTAAACTTAATTGGCGTGTGGAATGATTTTTTCTATCCCCTCATTTTCATTCACGATGATGCCAAAAATACAATTCCACTTGGGATGCTTTCTCTATTTGGAGAGTATGACACACAGTGGAATTTATTGTTCTCTGGTTTGACCATTTCGTCTCTTCCGATGATTGTTGCCTTCCTATTGGCATCGAAGCAATTTATCGAGGGACTGACGTCGGGGGCTGTGAAGTGA
- a CDS encoding HAD family hydrolase, which yields MKKWITFDLDGTLMQNPFVGYVFPEIEQRIMKLNSRLHNVTQHLVEEHKNRMDNGQYAGAYDWDDIVSVYLQANNVRDFINVKDILVKHCKAPNVYLLEQPIVEVLGKLKQKGYALAVVTNGFTRYQLPVMDVLDLTHHFDVIVTPEEARCAKPDERIYKSLLDEGEIVAHVGDRIDHDVISANILGVRSIWIHRNLPEMISRLPINERSGCFELLEIALEKLRKETQTEFDQLPAEAIPKEVICNIEELLTIL from the coding sequence ATGAAAAAGTGGATTACCTTCGATTTGGATGGGACTCTGATGCAAAATCCGTTTGTTGGTTATGTATTTCCCGAAATCGAACAAAGGATTATGAAACTGAATAGCCGTTTGCATAACGTTACACAACACCTCGTTGAAGAGCATAAGAACAGAATGGATAATGGGCAATACGCAGGGGCGTACGACTGGGATGATATAGTATCGGTTTATTTACAAGCGAATAACGTGCGGGACTTTATAAATGTGAAAGATATTTTAGTTAAACATTGTAAAGCTCCAAATGTCTATTTGCTCGAGCAGCCAATAGTAGAAGTCCTTGGAAAGTTGAAACAAAAGGGATATGCGTTGGCAGTTGTTACAAATGGTTTTACTCGCTATCAATTGCCTGTTATGGATGTATTGGATCTAACACACCACTTTGATGTGATAGTTACTCCCGAAGAAGCAAGATGCGCAAAACCGGATGAAAGGATTTACAAATCTTTGTTGGACGAAGGAGAAATAGTTGCACACGTGGGAGATCGAATCGATCATGATGTTATTTCTGCAAATATTCTAGGGGTACGTTCTATTTGGATCCATCGGAATTTACCAGAAATGATTAGTCGTCTGCCAATCAATGAGAGAAGCGGATGCTTCGAATTGCTTGAAATCGCATTGGAGAAGCTTCGGAAAGAAACCCAAACGGAGTTTGACCAACTACCGGCTGAAGCAATACCAAAGGAAGTCATTTGCAATATAGAAGAATTGCTTACTATCTTATAG
- a CDS encoding ABC transporter ATP-binding protein, translating to MAELILEHVYKTFDKNVTAVSDFHLHIQDEEFIVFVGPSGCGKSTTLRMIAGLEEISSGNIYINGELVNDMAPKDRDIAMVFQNYALYPHMTVYGNMAFGLKNRRFPKDEIHERVTEAAKILGLEDLLNRKPKALSGGQRQRVALGRAIVRDAQVFLMDEPLSNLDAKLRVQMRAEIAKLHQRLKTTTIYVTHDQTEAMTMATRLVVMKDGLIQQIGSPKEVYENPENVFVGGFIGSPAMNFFEGEVAEGAFIIGETSLVIPEEQMRKLRRQGYVGRRAILGIRPEHIDETVSTGPNTAREHLDIQVEVSELTGAEMMVYASLEGQNFVARLSAETSVAPGQFVKLLFNLEKSHFFDLDNERRIRISEPSEQLVTS from the coding sequence ATGGCTGAGTTGATTTTGGAACATGTATATAAGACATTTGATAAAAATGTGACAGCTGTCTCTGACTTTCATTTGCATATACAAGATGAGGAATTTATCGTGTTCGTCGGTCCTTCGGGATGTGGAAAGTCGACGACGCTGCGAATGATTGCTGGGCTTGAGGAAATTTCATCAGGAAATATATATATTAATGGGGAGCTTGTTAATGACATGGCTCCGAAAGATCGTGATATTGCGATGGTGTTTCAGAACTATGCTTTATATCCACATATGACAGTATACGGAAATATGGCATTCGGTCTGAAGAATCGAAGGTTTCCAAAAGATGAAATCCATGAACGGGTTACAGAAGCTGCAAAGATTCTTGGTCTTGAAGATTTGTTAAATCGTAAACCTAAAGCGTTATCTGGGGGGCAAAGGCAAAGGGTTGCTTTAGGAAGGGCGATTGTCCGGGATGCTCAAGTATTTCTCATGGATGAGCCGCTATCAAATTTGGATGCAAAATTGAGGGTGCAAATGAGAGCGGAAATTGCCAAGCTTCACCAAAGGCTTAAAACAACTACTATTTATGTTACACACGATCAAACGGAAGCAATGACGATGGCTACAAGATTAGTAGTCATGAAAGATGGTTTGATTCAACAGATCGGCTCACCAAAAGAAGTGTATGAAAATCCAGAGAATGTTTTTGTTGGTGGATTCATTGGATCACCTGCCATGAATTTTTTTGAGGGTGAGGTAGCTGAAGGAGCATTTATAATCGGGGAGACTTCGCTTGTAATACCTGAGGAACAGATGAGGAAATTGAGACGTCAAGGCTATGTCGGGAGAAGAGCAATATTGGGAATTCGGCCGGAACATATTGATGAAACAGTATCAACAGGGCCGAACACAGCAAGAGAGCATTTGGATATCCAAGTAGAAGTTTCAGAGCTGACAGGTGCTGAAATGATGGTTTATGCTTCTCTTGAGGGACAAAATTTTGTAGCACGGCTTAGTGCTGAAACAAGTGTTGCTCCAGGACAATTCGTGAAACTTTTATTTAATCTGGAAAAATCTCATTTTTTCGATTTGGATAACGAACGCCGTATTCGAATTAGTGAACCTTCGGAGCAACTGGTCACATCATAA
- a CDS encoding MurR/RpiR family transcriptional regulator, which produces MISGGLTLLHEMKNLLPPSEQKIADYILSNPEIAVRMTVSELAEKSYTSTAAVTRLCKSLNIDGFQDLKLRVNGDLIQGGKTQSRDIEPNEPVGKTIEKVTTLAMEALRETAELLSNNELTKAVEAILECRSVHFFGVGASAICAMDAQQKFLRINKPSTAFTDIHMGATIVANAGPEDVVVGISFSGETVEVVRIMELAKEKGVKTISLTKYGLSTISNIADISLTTSPTKEANFRSGATSSRLAQLHVMDILFMSVASRQYNKTIEYLDNTRKAIYEMQESVVKKKKK; this is translated from the coding sequence ATTATTAGTGGCGGTCTTACATTGCTCCATGAAATGAAAAACTTGCTCCCGCCATCTGAACAAAAAATAGCGGACTATATTTTATCCAATCCTGAGATAGCTGTAAGGATGACGGTGTCTGAGCTAGCTGAGAAGAGTTATACAAGCACAGCTGCGGTTACAAGGCTTTGTAAGTCATTGAATATAGATGGTTTTCAGGATTTAAAATTACGTGTGAATGGAGATCTAATACAAGGCGGCAAGACGCAATCGAGAGATATTGAACCAAATGAACCAGTAGGCAAGACAATTGAAAAAGTAACCACTCTCGCCATGGAGGCCCTTCGAGAAACCGCCGAATTGTTAAGTAATAATGAATTGACGAAGGCTGTAGAAGCAATTTTAGAGTGTAGGTCAGTTCATTTTTTTGGAGTAGGGGCCTCTGCTATATGTGCAATGGACGCTCAACAGAAATTTCTCCGGATTAATAAGCCGTCAACTGCGTTTACAGATATACATATGGGGGCAACAATTGTTGCGAATGCAGGACCAGAGGATGTTGTCGTTGGCATATCCTTTTCCGGAGAAACGGTGGAAGTGGTGCGCATTATGGAATTGGCCAAAGAAAAGGGTGTTAAGACAATAAGTTTAACTAAATATGGTCTATCGACAATTTCTAATATAGCTGACATTTCGCTGACTACTTCCCCAACAAAAGAAGCGAATTTTAGAAGTGGAGCTACTTCTTCTAGATTGGCACAGCTTCATGTAATGGATATATTGTTCATGTCGGTTGCTTCCCGTCAGTACAATAAAACAATAGAGTACTTAGATAATACACGCAAAGCAATTTATGAGATGCAAGAGTCTGTTGTTAAAAAGAAAAAGAAATAA
- the nagA gene encoding N-acetylglucosamine-6-phosphate deacetylase, translating to MDFQLTNVHFHLQDGTLVQGCIEVAEGVIKDIILENRSRKSALKTIDGNNGIVLPGFIDIHIHGGYGADVMDGTPEALKKMADRLPSEGTTSFLATTITQSTDEIAKAVANVKSYMANREYGFAELLGIHLEGPYINSEQAGAQNKKFIEKPSLSHLKKLFKGHLDNLEIVTFAPELDDNFQMLDKLAKQNIIVSAGHTSANNDLLKEAMNRGVTHLTHICNAMKGIHHRDMGPVGTAILDKRLYIELIADGVHVGKEMLTLLYKCVGPDRIMLITDSIRAKGLIDGEYSLGGQIVNVTNKKATLKNGTLAGSVLKLNEALKIMREATGATLYELEIMSSATAAKRLGIWDRKGSIERGKDADMVVLNSALDVEMTYCKGRLAYKKRN from the coding sequence TTGGACTTTCAATTGACAAATGTCCACTTCCATTTGCAAGATGGAACCTTAGTTCAAGGATGTATAGAAGTTGCGGAAGGCGTTATCAAAGATATTATATTGGAAAATAGAAGTCGCAAAAGTGCTTTGAAAACCATTGATGGAAATAACGGCATCGTATTGCCTGGATTTATTGATATACATATACACGGGGGATACGGTGCGGATGTGATGGATGGGACGCCGGAAGCACTTAAGAAGATGGCAGACCGATTGCCTTCTGAAGGTACCACCTCTTTCTTGGCTACTACTATAACACAGAGTACAGATGAGATTGCTAAAGCGGTAGCAAACGTGAAATCGTATATGGCTAATCGAGAGTACGGTTTTGCAGAGTTACTAGGTATTCATCTTGAAGGCCCATATATTAATTCTGAACAAGCAGGTGCGCAAAACAAGAAATTTATCGAAAAACCTTCTTTATCTCATCTAAAGAAATTGTTCAAAGGGCACTTGGATAATTTGGAAATTGTTACCTTCGCGCCAGAGCTGGATGATAACTTTCAAATGCTAGATAAGTTAGCAAAACAGAATATTATCGTTTCAGCGGGCCATACCTCGGCTAATAATGATTTGCTAAAAGAAGCTATGAACCGGGGGGTGACTCATTTGACCCACATATGCAACGCAATGAAAGGGATTCATCATCGAGACATGGGGCCAGTGGGAACTGCAATACTAGATAAACGACTCTATATTGAGTTAATTGCAGATGGAGTTCATGTTGGGAAAGAAATGCTAACTCTTCTATATAAGTGTGTTGGTCCGGATAGAATTATGCTTATTACAGACTCAATACGAGCCAAAGGACTGATTGATGGAGAATATTCGCTAGGTGGTCAAATTGTAAATGTGACGAACAAAAAGGCAACACTAAAAAATGGCACACTGGCCGGGAGTGTATTGAAGTTAAATGAAGCACTAAAGATTATGCGTGAAGCTACAGGTGCTACATTGTACGAACTAGAAATCATGTCTTCTGCCACGGCTGCGAAGCGATTAGGTATTTGGGATAGAAAGGGGAGTATTGAAAGAGGTAAGGATGCAGACATGGTAGTGTTAAATTCTGCTCTAGACGTGGAGATGACATATTGTAAAGGGCGACTGGCTTACAAAAAAAGGAATTAA